One Rissa tridactyla isolate bRisTri1 chromosome 1, bRisTri1.patW.cur.20221130, whole genome shotgun sequence DNA segment encodes these proteins:
- the MTIF3 gene encoding translation initiation factor IF-3, mitochondrial yields the protein MTTFCVMKLLCQATRNENRYTKRFFGTLLTQTSQKRVFSPFWMVVPDPRKSSVFGLTQPFCTAEKSHREPKTTAAFGSVGRRIPYRILHVINQDGESLGNMHRAEALKLMDQHDLKLVLLRENAEPPVYRLMTGQQIHEEQLRRAEKKKASPKTGMVQKELSFSSAIAKNDLETKTKQIAQWIEKKYHVKVTIRQAKDSNTDMFVLFDQILETVSEKATYLSKPKVTREGVSTCILRHMSDKELKAQKMEKQKNSTVKKDENEDLKSSELHQ from the exons ATGACTACCTTTTGTGTGATGAAACTTCTATGTCAAGCAACCAGAAATGAGAATAGATACACAAAAAGGTTCTTTGGTACTCTTCTGACACAAACATCACAAAAAAGGGTCTTTTCTCCATTCTGGATGGTGGTACCTGACCCTAGAAAGTCATCTGTGTTTGGACTTACTCAGCCATTTTGTACAGCTGAAAAATCTCACAGGGAACCGAAAACGACAGCAGCATTTGGAAGTGTTGGGCGAAGAATTCCCTATCGGATTTTGCACGTGATCAACCAGGATGGAGAGAGCTTAGGAAATATGCACCGAGCAGAGGCACTCAAACTTATGGATCAGCATGACCTGAAACTAGTTCTCCTCCGTGAGAACGCAGAGCCTCCTGTATACAGACTAATGACGGGGCAGCAGATTCATGAAGAACAGCTTAGAcgtgcagagaaaaaaaaagcaagtccgAAAACAG GGATGGTTCAGAAGGAGTTATCCTTTTCTTCAGCTATTGCCAAGAATGACCTAGAAACCAAGACTAAACAGATAGCGCAGTGGATTGAAAAGAAATACCATGTTAAAGTTACCATCCGGCAAGCTAAAGATAGCAATACGGACATG tTTGTGCTTTTCGATCAGATTTTGGAGACTGTCTCTGAGAAAGCCACTTATCTTTCCAAGCCGAAAGTTACTAGAGAAGGAGTGAGTACCTGTATTTTGAGACACATGTCTGACAAGGAGTTGAAAGCACAGaagatggaaaagcagaaaaacagtacagtaaagaaagatgaaaatgaaGATCTGAAGTCAAGTGAGTTGCATCAGTGA